Genomic window (Desulforapulum autotrophicum HRM2):
AAACCCTGGACGATCTTGGCATGCTGGTGGAAGATACCCCGGAGGAAGCCCTGGAAGACCTTGGCATGCTGGTGGAAGACACCCCGGAGGAAGCCCTGGACGACCTTGGCATGCTGGTGGAAGACACCCCTGATGAAACCCTGGACGATCTTGGCATGCTGGTGGATGACACCCCTGATGAAACCCTGGACGACCTTGGCATGCTGGTGGAAGATACCCCTGATGAAACCCTGGACGACCTTGGCATGCTGGTGGAAGATACCCCTGATGAACCCCTGGACGACCTTGGTCTGCTGGTGGAAGACACCCCTGAAGACCCCCTGGACGATCTCAGCATGCTGGTGGAGAATACCCCTGATGAACCCCTGGACGACCTCAACCTGCTGGTGGATGACATTCAGGATGAACCCCTGGACGATCTTGGCCTGCTTGTGGACGATACACCTGAAGAACCCTTGGTCGAGGGCGATGCCGGACTGGATGACTCAGATCTGCTGGGAAAAGAAGAAACGGCCTCAATCAAACCGAACATCACCCCTGATGAAAACTTTGAATCATACAAATCTGAAATCATCAACATCATCATCCAGCTGAAAAACCAGGGATCAAGCGTGGAAGAGACAACAGACCGATTCAACAACGACGGAGTTCTGACGCTTTCGGGAAAACCCCGTTGGAGCACCAAGGCCATTGACCAGATCTACAGGTTCATTGATGCCGCAAAAAAATAGGACCATCCCCGGCAAACTCAGTTTACCGGCATGATGTATTAGCTATTGCCTGACCGAAAACCCGTGTTTGGATGGCTCGAAGAGTAGCTATGTTCACAAACTTGCCCAGATGCAAGGCGCGAGCAAAGCTGAAACCGGAGCGTACTATCGTACATGAAGCCCGATTTATAAATTTGGTAGCTTTGTGAAGCAACGCAGCAGGTGGGTGAGTTTTCGTTCAAACATTAACTATTTTGCCTTGGCAATCTTGGCAAACCGGGTATCGACAAAGCCGTCAAGATCAATGAGGCTGGTCATGACCTTCATCTTGTCCATCATGTAGTGCTGAATGGTATCAAGATCCTCAATAACTGGAAACAGCCTGCTGGTTGTAATCCGGTCCGGGGGGTCGGTGAGCACTTTTTGAATAACCACCTTTTCCTGGGCAAGGAAATTGGCCCCGATGGCCGAGGCAGGATCCGGCTGGGCATCAATGGCAAGACCTGATTTAACAAAGCTTGTGGTCAATTCCTGGACCGCTTCGGGATGCTTTTCAATGATCTCGTCACGCATGACAAAAACACAGCAGGGATGTCCTGGCCACAGATCCTTTGAAAGGTAGAACTCCTCTCCAAGACCCGATGCAATGACCTGGGAGCCAATGGGTTCTGCAACAATAAAGCCTCCGATTTCGCCATCTTCATCATATTGAAGGGCTTCGGGCATCTGAAAGGGTGCCACGACCTCAAGGATGACATCCACATCCTTTTCACCCGACCTGCCCGGCTTCAACCCTTTTTCCGACAGCAGCTTATGGAACAGCATATTATGAATGGAGAGTTGATAGGGGATCAACACAGTCTTTCCTGCAAAATCTTCGATTTTCTGAATGTTTGCCTTTTTGTTTTTCACAAGGATGCTTCCTGAACGGTGGGCCAGAAGAAGCAGTTTAAGGCCAACCCCTGACTTGTAGAGATCCATGGCCGTGGGTGCCAGTATAAGCGCACCGTCAAGGGCTTTTGTGGCAAGGGCGTCAGCAACTTCGTTCCACCCGTTTTTCAGAACCGTCTGGATGCCGCAGTGATCAAAGGTTTCCATGCCTTTTTTCAGCTTGAGATCGGTAACGCCAAGAATGAGGTGATCTGTGATCTTTAGATGTCCAATCTTTAAAATTGGTTTGTCCGCCATAATACCTGCCTCCAAGTTTTAATCCGAGCTGTCACCGATGCCCAGCATTCAATTTAACCCCTATAGGTCGCTACTATAGGGGATGTCTCCCGACCGTGTCAATAGGAATTTCCGTATCCCGCGCCCTGCAAGAGCCTTCTTGTTACAGGCCCCGAAGGCCTGTGCACCACCAAGAACTGCCTGGAGTTGTCCAATCCGCACAAAGGTCATGAGCCCAGACAGTAAACAGTGATCACCACATCAAACACGCCTTGATATAATTCAGAAATAATGCTAAATTCTGTCCTGTTGCAACGTTAAACCATGGAGAAATCAGACCACCATGAAAAAAGATACCCTCAGCCGATTAAAGGCCAAGGAACGCGAAATCCGACAGGACCTCATTATTGAAGCCGCCAGAACCGTTTTCGGAGAAAAGACCTATGACAAGGCGAGCATGGTGGAAATCGCCCGGAAAGCAGGCATCTCAAAGTCCTCCATATACACATACTTCACCAACCAGGAAGAACTCTATGTGGAAATAACCCTCAGGGACACCCGGAACTTCATCAACGCCCTTGACCGGCACATCAAAAATGCAACCCCAGGAGAGATCACCATACGAGGCGTCATCGACCTCTTCCTGGACTATTACCTTGTCCACGAGGCCCAGTGGCGGATGACCACCCACTTTGCCCTCCACGGCAACCGGGGAAAAAGCGCAGTTGAAAAACTTGACAACGTGGCAAGGCAGGTCATGGACCTTTTTCAAAAGGTGTTCAAACAACTGGGATTCAAGGCTGACACACGGCTTCTCGCCCACACCCTTTTTTCAAGCCTGAGCGGAATTCTCATTGCATTCAGGAATTATCCGGGAAGAAGCGACGCCCAGCGTCAACAGCACATGAAGCGCATTGGGAACATGGTGGAGACCCTGTTCATGGCCCTGGCAGAACAAGAAAACCGGGAAGAAGCATAGCACCCCTTCCCATTCTATCCTATTTTGCCTCCATTCTATGGGAAAAAAGAACCATCATCTGATTTCTGTCCTCCATCTGGAGTACCGCCTCAAGGCCGCCGGCATCTATATTGATGTTTAACGCCTCCTTGGTCATCCGCAGCCCAAGGGGATCCTTGGACGCCATGGTTTCGGCAAGCCCTGTGGCCGTTGAAACAAGATCCGCCTTTTCAACCCGCCTGCTTGCAAACCCCAGAGCCATGGCATCATCGGCATTCATCCAGTTTCCCGTAAGCAGAAACTCGTTGGCCCTGCCAGACCCGATAATCCGTGGCAGAAAATAACTTGAAGCCATGTCTGCCCCGCCAAGGCCGATATTGATATAGGCGGCCGAAAATCTGGCATCGTCCGTGATAATGCGAATATCAGAGGCCATGGCAAACGAAAACCCCAGACCTGCAGCAGCCCCATGGATGCAGGAAATGATGGGCTGGGGAGCGGCCCGCATGGCAAGCAGCAGCCGGGAGAGCCGGGCCTGGGCGTTATAGGCCTGAACCCGTGTCATTCCAAAAATCGAACTCCCAAGGGAATCCATGTCAAGCCCTGCGCAAAACCCCTTGGCATCCCCCCCGTCAAGGACGATCACCCGGGTCTGTTCGTCTGCCCGACGCTCAAGCCAGAAGGCGTGGAGTTCCTCCATCATCTCCCCATTAACTGCATTATACTTTTCAGGCCGGTTAAGGGTAAGATATCCCACGGCCCCCTGGACTCTGTATTCAAAAGTTTCCATATTCTCTCCTCTTTTAGTGGTTGATCGAAAACCCGTGTTTGGGCGAAGAATTGCCCATATGCAAGGCGCAAAAAATTCTGAAACCGAAGAGCGTACTATACTACGTGACGGTTGCAGAATTTTGCAGCAACGCTACAGATGGGTGAGTTTTCGTTCAAACACTATATTAATATGCCGCCGTCACAGGCAAGACTAATTCCAGTGGTGTAGGATGCAGCATCCGACACAAGGTAAAGGGCCGCACCCGCCATTTCCGAGGGTTCAGCATGGCGGCCCATGGGGATCTGCTTGACCACAAAGTCGTGGATCTCTTTGTTCTTGATCAGGGCACTTGCAAAATCGGTATCGGTCAATCCTGGAAGCAGTGCGTTTACCCGAATCTTAAAGGGGGCAAGCTCCTTTGCAAACACCTCGGTCATGGAAACAAGTGCCGCCTTTGACACGGAGTAAACCCCCTGCATGAGCCCCGGACGCCTGGCATTAATGGACGCAATGTTTAAAATAGCACCACCGCCGGTTTTCATCATCATGGGCGCTGCCTTTTTAATCATGAAGAAGGGCCCCTTGAGGTTGACGTCAATGATCTTGTCCCACATGCCGGCATCGGCATCGAGCATATTACCGAAATGGGGATTGGTGGCGGCATTGTTCACAAGGATATCCACCCGGCCGTGGCGTTCCTGGATGGTTTTAAAAAGCTGGTCAATCTGATCTTCATACCCCATGTGACAGGCAATGGCCTCGGCATTGAACCCCTTTTGCCGGATTTCACCCACCACCCTTTCCAGGAGATCGGATTTTCTGCTCACCAGAATGCAGTGGGCACCATGTTCGGCAAAGGCCATGGCCATGGCCCGACCAATGCCCCGGCTCGCCCCTGTGATTACCGCTATTTTACCCTTTAATGAAAAGTTCACCATCCTGCGTTCCTCCTGACGATAAGGTTAAACATTATTCTTCCCTACAAACGGATATCTTTTACGCATCCAGGTGTCAACCATTTTAAGGAAATCAACCCGCACCTGCAATTCTAAATTATGGCAATCAACACAGGGAGGGCAGCCGGTATCTGCTTGATGAACATTGAGAAACAAAGGGAATCAGATTTTTGGCCAGGGCAAACCCGAAAAATCGCAAACTGTTTGAGGGAGGAACGACCGAGTTTTTGCGATTTGGGTTTGTCCTGGTCGATAATCCCCCGACTTTATAGGTTCAGCAAGCAGATACCGGCTGTCACTCCAGATGCAGCCACAATTAGAATTGCCGAACTGACCTTTACAATGGGACCAAATCCTGGTAGTGACTACCCTCCCGATAAGGGTCAATATCACAGCAACCTGAAAAAGAGACAGACACAAGATGGAAGAATGGATTTCCCAGATGCAGGGGTTTATCAACACCCCCGAAAAATTACGCAGGATAATTAATCCCACCCCTGAAGAACTGAAGGCCATCAACACCCTTGACACCCGCTGGGGAACCACCCCCTACTTTGCCGCCCTCATGGACCCCGACGACCCCTGCTGCCCGGTCAGAAGGCAAATCATTCCATCACTCAAGGAACTTGAAAACACATATGGCATCAAGAATTACCTTATGTTCCATGAAAACAGGACCGTTGACCCAGAAAGGCCCGACTGCATCGCCCGCCAGTACCAGGACCGGGTGGCCTTTACCGTGACCGACACCTGTGCTTCATATTGCCGCCACTGTTTCAGACGCGAAGTGGTGGTTGACCAGCGTCTCAAGCTCAGATTTGACCTTGACCAGGGCATTAAATGGATCAAAAAAAACAAGGAAATCAAGGATGTCCTTGTCACGGGCGGAGACCCCTTTCTACTGTCTGACCAGCTGCTGGGCGACCTCATCACTCAACTCAGACAAATCGACCATGTGCGAATGATCCGGTTTGGCACACGAACCATCATCAACCTTCCCCAGAGGATCACCCAGGACCTCATGGAAATCCTTGGTGATTTCCACAGGGTTCCCATCTGGATCAACACCCAGTGCAACCATCCAAAGGAAATAACAGACAAAACTGCAAGGGCCGTGTTTGATCTTCTCCGGTGCGGGGTAAACGTGGGGAACCAGGCCGTGCTCCTCAAGGGGATAAACGACGATGTGGACACCTTTAGGGAACTCCACCAGAAGTTGGTTTATACGAGGATCCGGCCCTACTACCTGTTTTATTGTGAGGCGGCTCCCGGCATCGACCATTTCAGAACAGGGGTTGAAAAAGGGTCTCAACTGATCCGGGACGGCCTCCAGGGCCATACAACGGGCCTTGCCCGCCCGACCTATGTCATTGCCACAAACATCGGAAAAATTCCCCTCATGGGAAATGACTACATGATTGAAAAGACAGAAAAAGAGTATCGATTGAGGAACTACCTGGGAGAAGAGACTATCCTTCCAAACATTCCAGACGAGCAATAGCCCGGGCAAGGACGAGATCGTCCCGGGTGGTAATCTTGATGTTTTCTGCACTGCCCTGGGTCATGAAAACCCTATGGCCCAGGTGTTCGACCAGGGATGCATCATCGGTTCCTGAAAAACAGGTTGCAAGTGCATGATCGTGGGCGGCAAGCACCAGGTCAAAGTCAAAGCACTGGGGGGTCTGGACCTGGAACAGACCTGTCCTGTCAATGGTTTTAATGGCAAACCCGTTTTTATCTCCCCTGACCAGGGTGTCTTTTACCGGAACAACGGGAACAACAGCCCCATGTTCCCGGGCCGCCTCTAAACAACGCTGGATCATGGCGTGGTCGGCAAAAGGTCTCACCCCGTCGTGTACCATGACAAGGCAGGACTTACCCGCCTCCCTGAGGATTTTGACAGCCAAAAGCCCGTTTCTCACAGATTCCTGACGGTCACTTCCCCCGGCCACAAGATCAACCCTGGGTTCAAGCCCCTGGGGCTTCAGGATGGTGTCACGGCAAAAGGTCATGTCCTGAGGGGGAACAACCACAACAATGGTTTTAATGTTTTTACAGGCAACGAAGGATTTAAGGGTTCGGGCAAGCACAGGAAGACCAAGAAGATCAAGATACTGTTTGCGAACCAAGGATGCCATACGAAGCCCCTTACCGCCTGCAACAATAACAGCAAAATTCTCCTGGTCAGATGGGAAATGATCAGACATGCCAGCCACCTACCTGAGATAGGAGAGTTCCGGAGGCAGGGGAACACCCTTGCCCATGGAGTCCTCACCATAGTTGACCCGGGCCAGCACCTCAAGATCGGCAAGGGCCCTTGAATCCCCGGTGAACTCCACCTGTTCCACATCCTCTTTCTTTATCTTGCCCCCGGCCCATTGCATGTCAAGAACACTTGACGCATCAAAACTGTCCTCACCCACACGCATGGTGACCTCGCCACCATAGTGCTGGACAATTTTTGCCACAAGCAGGCTGGGTCGACTGTGGAAGCCCCTCTCCTTTGGAATTCCCACAAAGATAGACGAACGATCGATGTATTCGTTCAATACCTCCAGGGTGATCTCTTTGCCGGCGCTTAGAAACTGCCAGGCATAAAAGAGGCAGTAGTTGATGGCCCGGTCAAGGAGAAGGTCAGGATCAATAATGCCTGAAAGGGATTCGCTGACGGTTTTATACATGTCCTTATATTCGACATCATGGAGATGGCGCTCGTAGAAATGGAGCAGCCGCCCCATAACCTGGAGAATATGGAACACAATGGAAAAATGGCTTCTGAGCTGCTTAAGCTTTCGATTGCCGTGGAAAAAGCCACCATGGATCACATAGGAATCAAACGAGCTCTGGAGGTTGTGCAGAAGCATCTCAAAACGGCGGATGCCCACCTCGTTCACCTTGGCCGGAACAAGCTGCCTGATCGTCTGACTGTCATAGCGTTCATAAAAGGAAAAAGGTTCAAAATTTTTGATCAAATCCAGAAATTCACTGGCAATGCTTGTCAGGTTCTGCTGCCGTCGATCACGGTCGTCCAGGTCGTCAATGTTATGTTCGAGCTGCTCACCGGTCATGATGCCGGGAAAGAACCTGACATCATAGCCAAAGCTGGGAATCTCAATGCCAAGTTTGCCTGCCTCGGCAAGGATAACCGGGGCTGCAAGCTTTAACGAGTCCTGGATCATGAGCAGGGTGTCGGTGGACTCTAGTTTAAACCTATGGGTGTTTTTCAGCTCGTAGAACCCGATACGGTTAAGGATATGCTTCTGGGAGTAACCGGCCAGGGCAAGGTGACGCATGGCCGCCGACAACTCCCGGTAAAACACCCACTCCCGGTTGTTCTTTGCCCCGTGGAAATCAAGAAAATCCTCAAGCAGATGGGAGGCCGTGATGAGTTTGGAGTAAAGCTTCTTGGTCAGGATATAGTCGTCTGAATCCACTCCTTCGATAAAACGAATGCACTTGAGATATTCAAACGAGAATAGATTTGCCTTTTCCTTGAACGAAATTTCGCACGAGATTGCCATGGAAGATATTTAAGCCCCAGATCCGATTCACATCATATCATGTTCAGTCTCCTGAACCGCCTTGTCCATCCTGGCCGCAAGTTCTGCCGGAAGGCCATCGATATCCACATTTAAAAACCCCCTGACAATGGTGGAAATGGCTTCTCCCTCGTCAAGCCCCCTTGCCATGAGGTATTCGATCTCACGATTGTCAATTTTTCCAACGGCTGCCTCATGGGAGAGTTCCACCCCGGGAGTGAAACCGGAAAGCTCGGGAATAGCGTGGAGAAGTCCGTCTTTCAGAATCAGCCCCTTGCACTCAAGGTGACCCTTGACGCCAGGCACCATGCTCTTGAGGTGTCCCCTGGAGATGATGGAGCCACCGGCTACAATGGCCCTTGAAATAATTTCAGCCCTTGCACCCGGAGCCCTTAGTTCAACAACCGATCCCACATCCATGTAAGAACCTTTACCGGCCACCAGAATCGAATTGAATCTTGCCGTGGCGTCTTTTTCCAGATAGGTCACAGGATTTGTCACCAGGGATCCAACGGGTTTCAGGGAAATGTAATTGGAGATAAAAACCCCACCCTCCTCCACATGTACAGCTGTCTTGGGCCGGACAGTTACCTTCTCTCCCCACTCGTGGATCATGGTGTACTTCAGGGTTGCACCCTTTTTTACAAAAAATTCGGAAATACCGATGTGCAGTCCCGATTGAAGATGACTGGAGGTGGAGCACCCAGCTATGATGTGAAGCTCGGAATCCTCTTCAGCAATGATGAGGTTATGGACCCGCTGGGCATACCCTTCTTTTGCAATGTGAAGGCAGGTCTGAAGGGGCTTTTCCGTTTTAACACCCTGCCGGCTTCGAATGAAAAACCCCTGGAGGGGCGCATTTCTGGTGGACCGGCTCAGTTCATCCGCTTCAGGGTCAAGCAGGGTCCACATATAACGCTCAAGACCCGGGTCCTGTTCCAACGCCTGGGCAATGCCAGAAATCTCAACCCCCTCCATGGATCGACTGCAATGGACAATGGAGGCGTCCTTTTGAATAAATGAACCTGATCTAAGGGATGACTGTTTTTCTATTCCGACTTTAATAAACTCATCGGCATCAACAGGATCGATACTGTCCAGGCTCTCCTGAAAACCGTGGGTTTCGGCTTCCATGCTGTATTTGGAAAGGTCCACGACATTTGGATCGTCCTTGGATTCATTCAGGCTGAACATCTGACACACTCCTCATATCCGTACTCCCTGATCCATTTTAAAATTTCCCGGGCATTACGTGAACAGCGAAGCTGGCCCTTGTATAGCACCTGGCCCCTGTCTGCAGTTATGTAGTCCAGGATATGACCGGTATGGGTAATGACCAGGGCTGATTTTGCGTCGTCGTTTGTGGAAATCCGGTGACAGGCAGGCTGATTTTTTATTCCACGGTTAAGAAGGGCATTGATACTCTCACCAAGCAGAACAATGGACTCAAGATCCACGCCCGATTCCGGTTCGTCCAGGAGCAGAAGGTCCGGGGCCTGGGCCGCAAGCTGAAGAAGCTCACTGCGCTTGATCTCACCCCCTGACAGGTTGCTGTTCACATCCCTGTCAAGAAAATCCTTGAAATTCAGATGTTCAGACATGGCATCCACATCCATCTTTCGTCCCCGCCCACAGATTTCCACCATGCGGCGGGTGGACAGCCCGTTGATGGTGGGTGGCCGCTGGAACAGCACGCCAATGCCAAGGATTGCCCGTTCGTGCACCGGCATATGGGTGACATCTTCACCCTTGAACAGAATCCGTCCCCGGGTCACCTTGTACCCGGAAAAACCCATGATGGTCATCATCAGGGACGTCTTGCCAGACCCGTTGGGTCCGAACAGAATATGGGTCTCTCCCCTGGGAACATGGAGATTAACGTTCTGGAGAATTTCCTTTCCGCCGATCTCGACCCCAAGCTCCTCAATCACTAACATAATTCATCCTCATAAGCCTTTAAAAAAATGCGGCCCCCAAAGAACACTCACAAAAAAATACGGCCAGATCAGCCAGTAAGCCGAATCCTGTACCCCTGCACGGTTACCCGATGCCGGGGCAGCGATCATTCATCTAGGATGCACGTTGCCGTGCACCTCAAGCAACCTACCCGGAAGCTCAGGCGGGCAACCCTCAAACGCTTCTCTATTTGGTCTTGCACCGGACGGGGTTTACCAAGCTTTTCCAGTCACCTGGAAAACTGGTGCGCTCTTACCGCACCGTTTCACCCTTACCGGGCACCCCAAGGGGTGCCCGGCGGTCTATTCTCTGCTGCACTTTCCTTCACATTGCTGCGACTCCACGTTATGGAGCGTCCTGCCCTGCGGTGTTCGGACTTTCCTCGAAATCTTTCGATCCCGCGATCGCCTAGTCTGGTCCGACCGTATACTTTTTTTGTCTATATCTTCTTGTCCGTACGTCTACTCTGCCTTGACCGTATTCTCCTCGGGTTCGGCATAGTAAAGAATCCTATTACACTGGGGGCACAAAATCAAGCTATTGCAGCGCTGCACCTCAATATAGAGCTGGTGGGGGATACTCATGAAACATCCCCGGCACAACCGCTCCTTTACCTGGACCACGGCTAGCCCGCCACTGGCATCTGAAATCTGGTTGAATTGTCGATAAAGTGAGGGATCCAGGTTTTTACCGATCTCTTCCCTCTGTTTGCGGTACTGTTCAAGGAGTGCACGGTCGTCTTCACCCTTTTTATCAATTTCCGCCTGATCAGCACGTATCTTTTCAGACAACTGGGCAAGTTCAGCCTCCCTTTCCGCAACAATGGCCTCATTGGCTTCCTTGGTCTCAAGGATCTGCATAAAGCTGTTCTCAAGGGATTCCTTGCGTTTTCGGTTGTCGTCTACCTCGCGCTGGAGAGCCTGATATTCCTTGTTGGTCTTGACCTGTCTGAGCTTTTCATTGCTCCGGACAACGCGTTCGCCAAGCATTTGAATCTCGGCCTCAGTCTCCCGGCAAAGGGTTTCAGACTGGCTCAATGCGTTTTTGTGCTCTTCAAGGGCTGTTCTAAATGTAACAAGCTCTTTTTCCACACCAATTTTTTCATTTTCAATCTTTTTAAGAAAAGACTCAATACGAACGGTTTCTGTCTCAGCCTTTTGAAGCTGGACAAGAATATTGACATCCTCCCTGGTTATCTCCTGCATCTTTTCTTCCCCTGTGGCAGCCGCCCCCCCATGGTTCCAGCGGCAAGCATTGTTATACTGTTATGAACGGATCTTTCTCGCCATCAAACGCCTTGACTTTGATCTCAAATCCCGTTGTTTTCGCCCATGCCCTGAGACGCTCTGCAAGGAGCGCTATAACCATGTGCTCGGATGCGAAATGCCCCACGTCAATAAGGCCCAGACCTGCCTGCTCAACGTTTCTTGCTTC
Coding sequences:
- a CDS encoding TetR/AcrR family transcriptional regulator, producing MKKDTLSRLKAKEREIRQDLIIEAARTVFGEKTYDKASMVEIARKAGISKSSIYTYFTNQEELYVEITLRDTRNFINALDRHIKNATPGEITIRGVIDLFLDYYLVHEAQWRMTTHFALHGNRGKSAVEKLDNVARQVMDLFQKVFKQLGFKADTRLLAHTLFSSLSGILIAFRNYPGRSDAQRQQHMKRIGNMVETLFMALAEQENREEA
- a CDS encoding zinc ribbon domain-containing protein; this encodes MQEITREDVNILVQLQKAETETVRIESFLKKIENEKIGVEKELVTFRTALEEHKNALSQSETLCRETEAEIQMLGERVVRSNEKLRQVKTNKEYQALQREVDDNRKRKESLENSFMQILETKEANEAIVAEREAELAQLSEKIRADQAEIDKKGEDDRALLEQYRKQREEIGKNLDPSLYRQFNQISDASGGLAVVQVKERLCRGCFMSIPHQLYIEVQRCNSLILCPQCNRILYYAEPEENTVKAE
- a CDS encoding ABC transporter ATP-binding protein — translated: MLVIEELGVEIGGKEILQNVNLHVPRGETHILFGPNGSGKTSLMMTIMGFSGYKVTRGRILFKGEDVTHMPVHERAILGIGVLFQRPPTINGLSTRRMVEICGRGRKMDVDAMSEHLNFKDFLDRDVNSNLSGGEIKRSELLQLAAQAPDLLLLDEPESGVDLESIVLLGESINALLNRGIKNQPACHRISTNDDAKSALVITHTGHILDYITADRGQVLYKGQLRCSRNAREILKWIREYGYEECVRCSA
- a CDS encoding SDR family oxidoreductase; this encodes MVNFSLKGKIAVITGASRGIGRAMAMAFAEHGAHCILVSRKSDLLERVVGEIRQKGFNAEAIACHMGYEDQIDQLFKTIQERHGRVDILVNNAATNPHFGNMLDADAGMWDKIIDVNLKGPFFMIKKAAPMMMKTGGGAILNIASINARRPGLMQGVYSVSKAALVSMTEVFAKELAPFKIRVNALLPGLTDTDFASALIKNKEIHDFVVKQIPMGRHAEPSEMAGAALYLVSDAASYTTGISLACDGGILI
- a CDS encoding enoyl-CoA hydratase/isomerase family protein translates to METFEYRVQGAVGYLTLNRPEKYNAVNGEMMEELHAFWLERRADEQTRVIVLDGGDAKGFCAGLDMDSLGSSIFGMTRVQAYNAQARLSRLLLAMRAAPQPIISCIHGAAAGLGFSFAMASDIRIITDDARFSAAYINIGLGGADMASSYFLPRIIGSGRANEFLLTGNWMNADDAMALGFASRRVEKADLVSTATGLAETMASKDPLGLRMTKEALNINIDAGGLEAVLQMEDRNQMMVLFSHRMEAK
- a CDS encoding HPr family phosphocarrier protein, whose protein sequence is MAISCEISFKEKANLFSFEYLKCIRFIEGVDSDDYILTKKLYSKLITASHLLEDFLDFHGAKNNREWVFYRELSAAMRHLALAGYSQKHILNRIGFYELKNTHRFKLESTDTLLMIQDSLKLAAPVILAEAGKLGIEIPSFGYDVRFFPGIMTGEQLEHNIDDLDDRDRRQQNLTSIASEFLDLIKNFEPFSFYERYDSQTIRQLVPAKVNEVGIRRFEMLLHNLQSSFDSYVIHGGFFHGNRKLKQLRSHFSIVFHILQVMGRLLHFYERHLHDVEYKDMYKTVSESLSGIIDPDLLLDRAINYCLFYAWQFLSAGKEITLEVLNEYIDRSSIFVGIPKERGFHSRPSLLVAKIVQHYGGEVTMRVGEDSFDASSVLDMQWAGGKIKKEDVEQVEFTGDSRALADLEVLARVNYGEDSMGKGVPLPPELSYLR
- a CDS encoding ABC transporter substrate-binding protein, with product MADKPILKIGHLKITDHLILGVTDLKLKKGMETFDHCGIQTVLKNGWNEVADALATKALDGALILAPTAMDLYKSGVGLKLLLLAHRSGSILVKNKKANIQKIEDFAGKTVLIPYQLSIHNMLFHKLLSEKGLKPGRSGEKDVDVILEVVAPFQMPEALQYDEDGEIGGFIVAEPIGSQVIASGLGEEFYLSKDLWPGHPCCVFVMRDEIIEKHPEAVQELTTSFVKSGLAIDAQPDPASAIGANFLAQEKVVIQKVLTDPPDRITTSRLFPVIEDLDTIQHYMMDKMKVMTSLIDLDGFVDTRFAKIAKAK
- the ispD gene encoding 2-C-methyl-D-erythritol 4-phosphate cytidylyltransferase, giving the protein MSDHFPSDQENFAVIVAGGKGLRMASLVRKQYLDLLGLPVLARTLKSFVACKNIKTIVVVVPPQDMTFCRDTILKPQGLEPRVDLVAGGSDRQESVRNGLLAVKILREAGKSCLVMVHDGVRPFADHAMIQRCLEAAREHGAVVPVVPVKDTLVRGDKNGFAIKTIDRTGLFQVQTPQCFDFDLVLAAHDHALATCFSGTDDASLVEHLGHRVFMTQGSAENIKITTRDDLVLARAIARLECLEG
- a CDS encoding SufB/SufD family protein; protein product: MFSLNESKDDPNVVDLSKYSMEAETHGFQESLDSIDPVDADEFIKVGIEKQSSLRSGSFIQKDASIVHCSRSMEGVEISGIAQALEQDPGLERYMWTLLDPEADELSRSTRNAPLQGFFIRSRQGVKTEKPLQTCLHIAKEGYAQRVHNLIIAEEDSELHIIAGCSTSSHLQSGLHIGISEFFVKKGATLKYTMIHEWGEKVTVRPKTAVHVEEGGVFISNYISLKPVGSLVTNPVTYLEKDATARFNSILVAGKGSYMDVGSVVELRAPGARAEIISRAIVAGGSIISRGHLKSMVPGVKGHLECKGLILKDGLLHAIPELSGFTPGVELSHEAAVGKIDNREIEYLMARGLDEGEAISTIVRGFLNVDIDGLPAELAARMDKAVQETEHDMM
- a CDS encoding KamA family radical SAM protein, producing MEEWISQMQGFINTPEKLRRIINPTPEELKAINTLDTRWGTTPYFAALMDPDDPCCPVRRQIIPSLKELENTYGIKNYLMFHENRTVDPERPDCIARQYQDRVAFTVTDTCASYCRHCFRREVVVDQRLKLRFDLDQGIKWIKKNKEIKDVLVTGGDPFLLSDQLLGDLITQLRQIDHVRMIRFGTRTIINLPQRITQDLMEILGDFHRVPIWINTQCNHPKEITDKTARAVFDLLRCGVNVGNQAVLLKGINDDVDTFRELHQKLVYTRIRPYYLFYCEAAPGIDHFRTGVEKGSQLIRDGLQGHTTGLARPTYVIATNIGKIPLMGNDYMIEKTEKEYRLRNYLGEETILPNIPDEQ
- a CDS encoding MerR family transcriptional regulator, translating into MPLNDFFSPQALAREIDQGESSVRFWLNRFSPWFPHTVDRGQKRYPRQSIATLLLIAEKIDDGMIPSQIETFLEENALATGKEAEASNRKQKIDETVSKGLDMIQSLLGTMATLQERIATAQERRAGADEQKARAIEKRAAAEEQKALAMNAIAKALNGMNQGIPGQVVPEETSFEAPRASSPEANPGPEIDQSPQSLLKDGIPEKSLDDLGMLVEDTPEETLDDLGMLVEDTPEEALEDLGMLVEDTPEEALDDLGMLVEDTPDETLDDLGMLVDDTPDETLDDLGMLVEDTPDETLDDLGMLVEDTPDEPLDDLGLLVEDTPEDPLDDLSMLVENTPDEPLDDLNLLVDDIQDEPLDDLGLLVDDTPEEPLVEGDAGLDDSDLLGKEETASIKPNITPDENFESYKSEIINIIIQLKNQGSSVEETTDRFNNDGVLTLSGKPRWSTKAIDQIYRFIDAAKK